In Daphnia pulicaria isolate SC F1-1A chromosome 5, SC_F0-13Bv2, whole genome shotgun sequence, a single genomic region encodes these proteins:
- the LOC124340516 gene encoding m-AAA protease-interacting protein 1, mitochondrial-like — MTYKLMSSIVRNIFHSRSLVSSRMTCCVFVNRQPSCLPTLEPFQLIENSVKSVHCRSLHTTTSNRLENRNQKLATQLPCLMNNAPHIVWPSIFKGISGMLQIGWIVKPYFDNEFTVDDFLRGAKQAIFIIANAISVGDLESVKEILEEEAYNEIKENMKRCSSEQLAQFALSTLEDVYMTFPYQVGIIMNDNKEGVQERFVEITVCSHIFKGLSELLKNSDFQRGPPTSTFQKHRDKIVICNYRFIREFTKGVEGQWIVNVVHHFNMADDS, encoded by the exons ATGACTTACAAACTAATGTCCTCAATTGTGAGGAATATATTTCATTCTCGGTCACTAGTTTCCTCTCGAATGACGTGTTGTGTCTTCGTCAATCGTCAACCTAGTTGCTTACCAACATTAGAACCCTTTCAATTGATCGAAAACTCAGTGAAATCCGTTCATTGCAGATCGTTGCATACTACGACAAGCAATCGGCTGGAAAACAGAAATCAGAAGTTAGCCACACAACTGCCTTGTCTGATGAATAATGCACCTCACATTGTTTG GCCAAGCATATTTAAGGGCATCAGCGGTATGTTGCAGATCGGTTGGATTGTCAAACCTTATTTTGATAATGAATTTACTGTGGATGACTTTCTTCGAGGAGCCAAACAGGCTATCTTTATCATTGCCAATGCCATCTCAGTGGGAGATCTTGAGAgtgtaaaagaaattttggaagaagaagcttaCAACGAAATTAAGGAAAACATGAAAAGGTGTAGCAGTGAACAGTTGGCTCAATTTGCTTTATCAACTCTAGAAGATGTGTACATGACATTTCCATATCAAGTTGGAATTATCATGAATGATAATAAAGAAG GTGTTCAAGAACGATTCGTAGAAATTACAGTTTGCTCTCACATTTTCAAAGGACTCAGTGAACTGCTTAAAAACTCGGACTTCCAACGTGGACCTCCAACGAGCACTTTTCAAAAGCACCGCGATAAAATCGTCATCTGTAATTACCGATTCATACGGGAGTTTACCAAAGGTGTTGAAGGCCAATGGATAGTCAATGTGGTGCATCACTTCAATATGGCAGATGACAGCTAG
- the LOC124340555 gene encoding uncharacterized protein LOC124340555, with protein MGDIPNSTSMSTTSHQQSWNLNGDAEEIQLYETQYPISEWDQNLDLLLDELQESVSSPQQAKGRNQITSLPTIPASERQSPNKSVSSSTKVLSSSQFLALAEEALRQTTIARRLLESIADEPTAANLPSSPTSANARLSSNTIAGSQPPETLLTDNINSLAATESDNSNPPTSVSERAKAWTTRRVQTVQPHRLHHREKCLMANRPSRFQLLKVCARSNCIRRPLKT; from the exons ATGGGAGATATACCGAATTCAACATCGATGAGTACCACCAGTCATCAGCAGTCATGGAACCTTAATGGAGATGCGGAGGAAATACAACTGTACGAGACACAGTATCCAATCTCCGAATGGGACCAAAATCTAG ATTTGTTGCTGGATGAGCTCCAGGAGAGTGTGTCGTCACCTCAACAAGCAAAAGGCAGGAATCAAATTACATCGCTCCCTACAATACCTGCATCGGAACGGCAATCACCAAACAAATCCGTCAGCTCTAGCACCAAGGTTCTCAGTAGCTCTCAATTCCTTGCCTTGGCGGAAGAAGCCCTACGGCAAACGACCATTGCTCGTCGTTTACTCGAGTCCATCGCTGATGAACCGACAGCTGCAAACCTGCCATCCAGTCCCACGTCTGCAAATGCAAGATTGTCATCCAACACAATCGCTGGATCGCAACCACCCGAAACTCTGTTGACAGATAACATAAATAGTTTGGCAGCAACGGAATCCGACAACAGCAATCCTCCAACATCCGTTTCAGAG AGAGCCAAGGCTTGGACCACTCGACGAGTCCAAACAGTTCAACCCCACCGACTACACCACAGAGAAAAGTGTCTGATGGCAAATCGACCGAGTCGTTTCCAACTGCTGAAGGTCTGCGCTCGTTCAAACTGCATCCGGCGACCATTGAAGACATAG